One segment of Thermosynechococcus sp. HN-54 DNA contains the following:
- the uppS gene encoding polyprenyl diphosphate synthase: protein MTLQPHSLIELPEDLDRDRLPRHVAVIMDGNGRWAKQRNLPRIMGHQRGVDTLKDLLRCCKDWGIEALTAYAFSTENWGRPLPEVDFLMTLFERVLRRELEEMVAEGVQIHFVGDLACLPPSLQAEIERAMAATANNQKIKFVVATNYGGRREIIHACRSIAAQVKAGLLDPADIDEVLFERHLYTGGLPDPDLLIRTSGELRVSNFLLWQVAYSEIYVTKTLWPDFDRAAFHEALRDYQQRQRRFGRV from the coding sequence ATGACGCTACAGCCCCATTCACTCATTGAGTTACCCGAGGATTTGGATCGCGATCGCCTGCCGCGGCATGTAGCGGTGATTATGGATGGCAATGGCCGCTGGGCAAAGCAACGCAATTTACCGCGCATTATGGGGCATCAACGGGGGGTGGACACCCTCAAGGATCTACTGCGCTGTTGCAAAGATTGGGGGATCGAAGCCCTGACCGCCTACGCCTTCTCCACAGAAAACTGGGGTCGCCCCCTGCCGGAGGTGGACTTTCTGATGACCCTCTTTGAGCGGGTGCTGCGGCGGGAGCTAGAGGAAATGGTGGCCGAGGGGGTGCAGATCCACTTCGTGGGGGATTTGGCCTGTTTACCCCCGTCCCTCCAAGCGGAAATTGAGCGGGCAATGGCCGCTACGGCCAATAACCAAAAAATTAAATTTGTCGTGGCCACGAACTATGGTGGGCGACGGGAAATCATCCACGCTTGCCGTTCGATTGCCGCCCAAGTGAAAGCGGGTTTGCTGGATCCAGCCGATATTGATGAAGTGCTTTTTGAGCGGCATTTGTACACGGGTGGCCTCCCAGATCCCGATTTGCTCATTCGCACCAGTGGTGAGCTGCGCGTCAGTAACTTTTTGCTGTGGCAGGTGGCCTATTCAGAAATTTACGTCACCAAGACCCTCTGGCCCGATTTTGACCGCGCTGCTTTCCACGAAGCTCTGCGGGATTACCAACAGCGACAGCGGCGATTTGGCCGTGTCTAA
- the cdaA gene encoding diadenylate cyclase CdaA, with protein MMSLLGNLPWLLLSSETLAKVRTVVDVVLVLALTYAILRLVAERRTLWMVRGFIFLLLATSLSRAIELQFLSFVLHNLVIGSAVALAVILQSEIRIFLEQLGRGQFFGLMQPVAESSLTNDAVDLIVTAVKGLSQDRTGALILLETHTKLTPQDFTHAGIPLNARLSPELITSIFQVSSPLHDGAIWVRGSEVIAAKLILPLSDRTGPWQLGTRHRAALGITERISHCVCVVVSEETGSISLAFKGELQRPLTSSKLGELLRQYVQSPRTGTSQPSQRRHSLKFWKMVWPLR; from the coding sequence ATGATGAGTCTCCTAGGTAACTTGCCATGGCTGCTGCTGTCCTCGGAGACACTGGCCAAGGTGCGAACAGTGGTGGATGTGGTTTTGGTCTTGGCCTTAACCTACGCTATTTTGCGGCTTGTGGCCGAGCGGCGCACCCTGTGGATGGTACGGGGCTTTATCTTCCTGCTTTTGGCGACCTCCCTCAGTCGTGCCATTGAGCTACAGTTTTTGAGCTTTGTTCTTCACAACTTAGTGATTGGCTCTGCGGTGGCCTTAGCCGTCATTCTGCAATCGGAGATTCGCATTTTTCTTGAGCAACTGGGACGGGGGCAATTTTTTGGCTTGATGCAACCTGTGGCGGAATCTAGTCTCACCAATGATGCCGTTGACCTGATTGTGACGGCAGTGAAGGGCTTGTCTCAAGATCGCACAGGGGCACTCATTTTGCTGGAAACCCATACAAAACTCACCCCCCAAGATTTTACCCATGCGGGGATTCCCCTGAATGCTCGCCTCTCTCCGGAACTCATCACGTCAATTTTTCAGGTCAGTTCGCCCCTCCATGATGGGGCAATTTGGGTACGGGGTAGCGAGGTGATCGCGGCAAAATTGATCTTGCCCCTCTCGGATCGCACGGGGCCTTGGCAGTTGGGGACTCGCCATCGGGCTGCCCTAGGGATTACCGAACGCATTAGCCACTGTGTCTGTGTGGTGGTCTCTGAGGAAACGGGGTCAATTTCCCTTGCCTTTAAGGGGGAGCTTCAACGTCCCCTCACAAGCAGTAAACTAGGAGAGTTGTTACGGCAATACGTGCAGAGTCCTAGGACAGGAACTTCACAGCCTAGCCAACGTCGCCACAGCTTAAAATTCTGGAAAATGGTATGGCCACTGCGCTAA
- a CDS encoding ATP-dependent Clp protease proteolytic subunit, which yields MRLPITAAQAAYYGDAYYRTPPPDLPSLLLKERIVYLGMPLVPAVTELIIAELLYLQYDDPEKPIRIYINSTGTSRYDGEPIGFETEAFAICDTMRYIKPPVHTICIGQAMGMAAMLLSAGTKGCRASLPHATIVLHQTKSYAQGQATDIQIRAKEVLANKAMMVEILAQNTGQPPERITRDMDRLLYMTPQMAKEYGIIDRILEPEVATKKLPATLT from the coding sequence ATGCGGTTGCCCATTACTGCTGCCCAAGCGGCCTACTATGGTGATGCCTACTATCGCACACCACCTCCTGATCTCCCTTCACTGCTGTTGAAGGAGCGGATTGTCTATTTAGGTATGCCTCTGGTGCCAGCGGTCACGGAGCTGATCATTGCGGAACTGCTCTATCTGCAATACGACGATCCTGAAAAACCCATCCGCATTTACATTAACTCAACGGGAACCTCCCGCTACGATGGCGAACCTATTGGCTTTGAAACGGAAGCCTTTGCCATCTGCGACACCATGCGCTACATTAAGCCCCCTGTGCATACGATCTGCATTGGTCAAGCGATGGGGATGGCAGCCATGTTGCTCTCTGCCGGTACCAAGGGGTGTCGCGCCAGCTTACCCCACGCCACGATTGTCCTGCACCAAACTAAGAGCTATGCCCAAGGGCAGGCCACCGATATCCAAATTCGTGCCAAGGAAGTACTGGCCAATAAGGCGATGATGGTGGAAATTTTGGCGCAAAATACCGGTCAACCCCCCGAACGCATTACTCGCGATATGGATCGGCTGCTCTATATGACGCCTCAAATGGCCAAGGAATACGGCATTATTGACCGCATCCTCGAACCCGAAGTGGCGACCAAGAAACTGCCCGCAACGCTGACCTAG
- a CDS encoding succinate dehydrogenase/fumarate reductase iron-sulfur subunit, giving the protein MSIQFTIRRQTPERSAYWQTFELDIDPSLTILDALIQIKGYHDGSLSFRKNCRNTICGSCAMTINGRSALACQQSIRAELANSSVPNQIAIAPLGNLAVLKDLVVDMSDFWQKLSAINPYVSTAARQVPEREFLQSPSDRAKLNASGNCILCGACYGACNAVEVNPNFVGPHALAKAARLVADTRDSETDQRLDQYNSATSGVWGCTRCFNCNTVCPVGVQPLDRISEIKQAILARSTTATRNQDRALRHRQVLLALVKEGGWVDERQFGLRVVGNRFRDLGGVVSLAPLGWRLLRRGKFPLRFEKSAGQAQIKAVITALQQKQPASKI; this is encoded by the coding sequence CAGTTTACGATTCGTCGCCAAACACCTGAGAGGAGCGCATACTGGCAAACCTTTGAGTTAGACATTGATCCTTCCCTGACGATCCTTGATGCCCTCATTCAGATCAAGGGATACCACGACGGTAGCCTCAGCTTTCGCAAAAATTGCCGAAACACGATTTGCGGCAGTTGCGCCATGACCATTAATGGGCGTTCTGCTCTTGCCTGTCAGCAAAGCATTCGTGCTGAGTTGGCCAATAGTTCTGTGCCCAACCAAATTGCGATCGCCCCCTTGGGGAATTTGGCTGTCCTCAAAGACCTTGTCGTGGACATGAGTGATTTTTGGCAAAAGCTCTCAGCCATTAACCCTTACGTCAGCACCGCGGCACGACAAGTGCCTGAGCGGGAGTTTCTGCAATCCCCCAGCGATCGCGCCAAGCTCAATGCCTCGGGTAACTGTATTCTCTGCGGGGCTTGTTACGGTGCCTGCAATGCGGTGGAAGTGAATCCCAACTTTGTCGGTCCCCATGCCCTTGCCAAAGCAGCTCGCCTTGTGGCTGATACTCGCGATAGCGAAACTGACCAACGCCTAGACCAATACAACAGTGCCACCAGCGGTGTGTGGGGCTGTACCCGCTGTTTTAATTGCAATACGGTGTGTCCCGTGGGCGTGCAACCCCTCGATCGCATTAGTGAGATCAAGCAGGCAATCTTAGCACGCTCAACAACAGCAACTCGCAATCAAGACCGTGCTTTGCGCCATCGGCAAGTGCTCTTGGCACTGGTGAAAGAAGGGGGCTGGGTGGATGAGCGGCAATTTGGCCTACGGGTGGTGGGCAATCGCTTTCGAGATCTCGGTGGAGTTGTGAGCCTTGCCCCTTTAGGCTGGCGGTTATTGCGGCGCGGCAAGTTTCCGCTGCGATTTGAAAAGTCTGCCGGTCAAGCGCAAATTAAGGCAGTGATCACCGCCCTACAGCAGAAACAGCCCGCTTCTAAAATATGA
- the lysA gene encoding diaminopimelate decarboxylase, producing MISTPVPLAANQQILPLTAEINARGHLTIGGCDVVELVAQFGSPLYILDEFTFRTACRQYHDTLQQTYGGEFLVLYASKAWNCLATCALAHSEGLGIDVASGGELYTALSAGVPASKIYFHGNNKSPQELLYALEVNCIIVADNWLELERLVAYVEEHDLSTPPRVMLRLTPGIECHTHEYIRTGHLDSKFGFDPQQFPELLQFAKAHPELDWVGLHAHIGSQIFEEQPHLDLCDVLVDWLAQAREALLPMRELNVGGGLGIRYVDSDNPPAIAHWTKAIGHQLSQACRQRHLPLPKLICEPGRSIVGPAAVTAYTVGGRKVIPELRTYIAVDGGMSDNPRPITYQAQYTAVCANRMTTAATETVRIAGKHCESGDILLPEVTLPPLQANDILVVASTGAYNYSMASNYNRVPRPAAVIVCEGEANLILQRETYADLVAHDVLPLRLSTPAP from the coding sequence ATGATCTCCACCCCTGTCCCCCTTGCTGCCAATCAACAGATTTTACCCCTGACTGCTGAAATCAATGCCCGCGGCCATCTCACGATTGGTGGCTGCGATGTGGTGGAGCTAGTGGCACAGTTTGGCTCTCCCCTCTACATCCTCGATGAATTCACCTTTCGCACCGCCTGCCGTCAATACCATGACACGCTCCAACAGACCTATGGCGGTGAATTCCTAGTGCTCTATGCCTCAAAAGCATGGAACTGCCTAGCCACCTGCGCCCTTGCCCACAGCGAAGGCTTGGGGATTGATGTGGCCTCAGGGGGTGAACTCTACACTGCTTTGAGTGCAGGTGTCCCTGCGAGCAAAATTTACTTCCATGGCAACAATAAGTCCCCCCAAGAACTCCTCTATGCCCTTGAGGTCAACTGCATCATTGTTGCGGATAACTGGCTGGAACTGGAGCGCCTTGTTGCCTACGTTGAAGAGCATGATCTCTCGACCCCCCCTCGCGTTATGTTGCGGTTGACACCGGGGATTGAATGTCACACCCACGAATATATCCGCACTGGACATCTAGACAGTAAGTTTGGCTTTGACCCCCAACAGTTTCCAGAGTTGCTTCAGTTTGCTAAGGCGCATCCTGAACTGGATTGGGTGGGACTGCATGCCCACATCGGCTCACAGATTTTTGAGGAACAACCCCATTTAGACCTATGCGATGTCCTTGTGGATTGGCTGGCTCAAGCCCGTGAGGCTCTGCTACCGATGCGAGAACTGAACGTGGGCGGCGGCCTTGGCATTCGCTATGTAGACTCCGATAACCCGCCGGCGATCGCCCACTGGACAAAGGCCATTGGCCATCAACTGAGCCAAGCCTGTCGGCAACGCCATCTTCCCTTACCAAAACTCATCTGCGAGCCGGGTCGCTCCATCGTGGGACCTGCGGCAGTGACTGCCTACACTGTGGGCGGCCGTAAGGTGATTCCTGAGCTGCGCACCTACATTGCAGTGGATGGGGGGATGTCCGATAATCCACGCCCCATTACCTATCAGGCACAATATACAGCGGTGTGTGCCAATCGCATGACCACTGCGGCTACAGAAACCGTGCGCATAGCCGGTAAGCACTGTGAATCGGGCGATATTCTGCTACCAGAAGTCACCCTCCCTCCCCTGCAAGCTAATGATATTTTGGTGGTGGCCAGTACGGGTGCCTACAACTACAGCATGGCCTCCAACTACAATCGGGTTCCTCGGCCGGCGGCGGTGATCGTCTGTGAGGGGGAAGCCAACCTGATCCTGCAACGGGAAACCTACGCTGATTTGGTGGCTCACGATGTCTTACCGCTACGCTTGAGCACTCCTGCCCCCTAG
- a CDS encoding LCP family protein codes for MARGVKQRKPVSSTVGGRGRQKVSQKSRAQRSRPSPWRTLGWIVAFGGVSLVSAFAGMTFVLISPFQSATSRGQGDASWLEMMARGFQYGMSRPVNLLVLGVDRVLDAPEGSPQRFRGRTDTMLLARFNPENGTITVLSIPRDTRVNIPGYGIDKINAANVYGDVDLTVRVVSQTLNYTPVDRYIRIDTGAFRELVDLVGGVEVNVPKRMVYTDHTQKLYIDLQPGLQTLNGEQAEGFVRFRYDELGDIGRAQRQQMLIKALQKKLANPVMLTQLPKIYSVLQKYVDTDLTFAELMAIAQFSLRIEPDNLRLILLPGRFSGDGYEASYWLPDYERIDRVVAEHFSDRPSKLVDHTWRETGTLRIALQNASGSSDAAQDMADFLTHHGYTNVIISEEWYQQTPETEIVAQQGDIGAAQMIRSVLGMGRVSANSTGVLSSDITIRIGRDWAAVLH; via the coding sequence GTGGCACGAGGCGTCAAACAGCGTAAACCAGTGAGTTCAACTGTGGGTGGTCGGGGAAGGCAAAAGGTATCTCAAAAAAGCAGGGCTCAGCGATCGCGCCCTTCACCGTGGCGCACCCTTGGCTGGATTGTCGCTTTTGGGGGAGTGTCCTTGGTCTCGGCTTTTGCCGGCATGACCTTTGTCTTGATATCCCCCTTTCAGAGCGCCACCTCTCGTGGCCAAGGGGATGCCTCTTGGCTAGAAATGATGGCACGGGGGTTCCAGTATGGCATGAGTCGACCCGTGAACCTCTTGGTACTCGGAGTCGATAGAGTTTTGGATGCCCCTGAAGGATCCCCTCAACGGTTTCGCGGCCGCACCGACACGATGCTATTGGCCCGATTTAATCCGGAAAACGGCACGATTACGGTTCTGAGTATTCCCCGCGATACCCGCGTTAACATTCCCGGCTACGGCATCGACAAAATTAATGCCGCCAATGTCTATGGGGACGTGGATCTAACGGTGCGAGTGGTCAGTCAAACCCTCAACTATACTCCCGTGGATCGCTACATTCGCATTGATACAGGGGCATTTCGTGAACTCGTCGATCTGGTGGGCGGTGTCGAGGTTAATGTCCCCAAGCGGATGGTCTATACCGATCACACCCAGAAACTCTACATTGATCTTCAGCCAGGGCTGCAAACGCTGAATGGGGAGCAAGCGGAGGGCTTTGTTCGTTTTCGTTACGATGAACTGGGGGATATTGGCCGTGCCCAACGCCAGCAAATGCTGATCAAGGCGTTGCAAAAGAAACTGGCCAATCCTGTCATGCTGACTCAGTTGCCGAAAATCTACAGCGTCCTCCAAAAATATGTGGATACGGATTTAACCTTTGCCGAACTGATGGCGATCGCCCAATTTAGTCTGCGCATCGAGCCAGACAACCTGCGTTTGATCCTGCTGCCGGGACGCTTTAGTGGCGATGGCTATGAAGCGAGCTACTGGCTTCCTGATTATGAACGGATTGATCGAGTGGTTGCCGAGCACTTTAGCGATCGCCCCTCGAAGCTGGTTGACCATACGTGGCGTGAAACAGGCACGCTGCGCATTGCTCTGCAAAATGCCTCCGGTAGCAGTGACGCTGCCCAAGACATGGCGGATTTCCTCACCCACCACGGCTATACCAATGTGATCATCAGTGAAGAGTGGTATCAGCAAACCCCCGAAACAGAGATTGTGGCCCAGCAAGGGGATATTGGAGCTGCGCAAATGATTCGTTCTGTCCTTGGCATGGGGCGAGTATCTGCCAACTCCACTGGCGTTCTTTCCTCCGACATCACCATTCGCATTGGCCGTGACTGGGCGGCCGTGTTGCACTAG
- the thrB gene encoding homoserine kinase, translating to MMTVVTVPATTANLGPGFDCLGAALTLTNTFTFSWSDRPHVSIRGTEAAAVSSSTDNLAYRAYTRLYEYLGREAPPVYLEIDLGVPLARGLGSSATAIIGGLVGANRLAGFPLSHTEVLELAIEMEGHPDNVVPALLGGCRLAVQEGTGGWHWLEIPWDQDVVPIVAIPDFELATETARQVLPAHCTYADAVFNISHLGALLRGLETGQREWLQLALGDRLHQPYRQSLIKGYAALHRAALAAGAHGLVISGAGPTLLALGDPVTASGIATALQETWATFGVQARVEVLAIQRQGTTVRDR from the coding sequence ATGATGACAGTAGTCACTGTGCCGGCAACAACGGCCAATTTGGGGCCTGGGTTTGATTGCCTTGGGGCGGCTCTGACCCTAACGAATACCTTTACGTTTTCTTGGAGCGATCGCCCCCATGTCAGCATTAGGGGTACTGAGGCCGCGGCGGTCAGTAGTAGCACCGACAATTTGGCCTATCGTGCCTACACCCGTCTCTATGAATATCTAGGGCGTGAAGCGCCGCCCGTGTATCTAGAAATAGATCTAGGGGTTCCCCTTGCCCGCGGCCTCGGCAGTTCAGCCACAGCAATTATTGGTGGCTTGGTGGGGGCGAATCGGTTAGCCGGCTTTCCCCTCAGTCATACCGAGGTTCTAGAACTGGCGATTGAAATGGAAGGCCACCCCGATAATGTGGTACCTGCCTTGCTAGGTGGCTGTCGCCTTGCGGTCCAAGAGGGTACAGGGGGATGGCATTGGCTAGAAATTCCTTGGGATCAGGATGTGGTGCCGATTGTGGCAATTCCAGACTTTGAGCTAGCCACGGAAACAGCACGTCAAGTGCTGCCTGCCCACTGTACCTACGCTGATGCCGTCTTTAATATCAGTCACTTGGGGGCATTGCTGCGGGGATTGGAAACCGGGCAACGGGAATGGCTGCAACTGGCCTTGGGCGATCGCCTGCATCAACCCTACCGCCAAAGCTTGATTAAGGGCTATGCCGCTCTGCACAGAGCGGCTCTGGCGGCGGGTGCCCATGGTCTTGTGATTAGTGGGGCAGGGCCAACCCTCTTAGCTCTTGGCGATCCCGTTACTGCTTCGGGCATTGCCACTGCTTTGCAGGAAACATGGGCAACCTTTGGTGTACAGGCACGGGTGGAAGTGTTAGCCATTCAACGCCAAGGCACAACGGTGCGCGATCGCTAG
- the upp gene encoding uracil phosphoribosyltransferase: MTPQLRIYVPPHPLIQHWLTVARDRNTPTPLFRVAMTELGRWLAYEAAREWLPTAETVVETPLAPCAALVVNPQVPVVVVPILRAGLALLDGAQGVLPTAKTYHLGIVRDEATLEPSCYLNRLPPQFDPQTRVLISEPMLATGGSIMTAMQELVQRGIDPALVRIISVVTAPPALQKLGAHFPAVQVYAATIDETLNEQGFIVPGLGDAGDRAFGTGEES; this comes from the coding sequence GTGACTCCCCAATTGCGCATTTATGTCCCCCCCCATCCCTTAATTCAACATTGGCTGACGGTGGCTCGCGATCGCAACACGCCCACCCCCTTATTTCGGGTGGCCATGACAGAACTGGGGCGATGGCTGGCCTATGAGGCGGCACGGGAATGGTTGCCAACGGCGGAAACAGTGGTGGAAACGCCCCTTGCTCCCTGCGCAGCGCTGGTGGTGAATCCCCAAGTACCCGTCGTGGTCGTACCGATTCTGCGGGCGGGTTTGGCCTTGCTGGATGGTGCCCAAGGGGTTTTACCAACGGCAAAAACCTACCACCTAGGGATTGTGCGGGATGAGGCCACCCTTGAACCCAGTTGCTATCTCAATAGGTTGCCCCCGCAGTTTGACCCGCAAACCCGTGTGCTCATTAGTGAGCCGATGCTGGCGACGGGAGGTTCAATCATGACAGCAATGCAGGAATTGGTGCAGCGGGGGATTGACCCAGCCTTGGTGCGAATTATTTCCGTTGTCACTGCTCCGCCAGCGTTGCAGAAACTCGGTGCCCATTTTCCCGCAGTGCAAGTTTATGCGGCCACGATTGATGAGACATTGAATGAGCAGGGCTTTATTGTGCCCGGTTTGGGAGATGCGGGCGATCGCGCCTTTGGCACTGGGGAGGAAAGCTAA
- the sds gene encoding solanesyl diphosphate synthase, with translation MTSVTSLFSPVEADLCVLTENLKALIGAQHAVLSAAAEHLFAASGKRIRPAIVFLVSRATLPDQGITPRHCRLAEITEMIHTASLFHDDVVDQAQLRRGVPTVNSVFGNRVAIQAGDFLFAQASWYLADLDNLQVVKLLSQVIKDFAEGEIRQGFNRFDTSITLDDYLLKTYYKTASLIANSAKAAAVLSEAPPETIEAMYTYGKNLGLAFQIVDDILDFTRSTAELGKPAGSDLRDGNLTAPVLFALPKAPYLHTLIEREFSEEGDLETALNLVRQSSAIEEARQLAKQYAEAALPALEVLPPSEPRQALSQLTDYVLERLY, from the coding sequence ATGACTTCGGTAACCTCTCTTTTCTCCCCTGTCGAAGCGGATCTCTGCGTACTGACAGAGAACCTCAAGGCACTGATTGGAGCACAACACGCCGTACTCTCTGCTGCCGCCGAACATCTTTTTGCTGCCAGTGGCAAGCGCATCCGACCCGCCATTGTCTTTTTAGTGTCGCGAGCCACGCTGCCCGATCAGGGGATTACTCCCCGGCACTGCCGCTTGGCAGAAATTACGGAAATGATTCATACCGCCAGTCTCTTTCACGATGATGTGGTGGATCAAGCCCAACTGCGGCGCGGTGTGCCCACCGTCAACAGTGTCTTTGGCAATCGGGTGGCCATTCAAGCGGGAGACTTTCTCTTTGCCCAAGCCTCTTGGTACTTAGCGGATTTGGATAACCTACAAGTGGTGAAACTCCTCTCCCAAGTGATCAAAGACTTTGCTGAAGGGGAAATTCGCCAAGGCTTTAACCGCTTTGACACCAGCATCACCCTAGATGATTATCTACTGAAAACCTACTACAAGACGGCTTCCCTCATTGCCAACAGTGCCAAGGCCGCAGCAGTTCTTAGTGAAGCACCCCCAGAAACCATCGAAGCCATGTACACCTACGGCAAAAATTTGGGCTTGGCCTTTCAAATCGTCGATGACATCCTCGACTTCACCCGCTCCACCGCAGAACTAGGGAAACCCGCTGGCTCAGATCTGCGGGATGGCAACCTAACGGCACCCGTCCTTTTTGCCCTACCCAAAGCCCCCTATCTGCACACCCTCATCGAGCGCGAGTTCAGTGAAGAAGGCGATTTAGAAACCGCCCTCAACCTAGTGCGCCAAAGTAGTGCCATTGAGGAGGCACGCCAACTGGCAAAACAGTATGCTGAAGCTGCCCTGCCTGCCCTTGAAGTGTTGCCCCCTTCGGAGCCGCGTCAAGCCCTGAGTCAGTTGACGGATTATGTCCTTGAGCGCCTGTACTAA
- a CDS encoding ABC transporter ATP-binding protein, with protein sequence MTATLRLEGVTRRFALGVGIGPLSLTVPAGALWVIVGPSGCGKSTLLRLIAGLEQPTSGEIYIGDTCVNGLSGRDRDVAMVFQNYALYPHMTVAENLGFGLKMRGVDPATRQQRVLQVAKLLGIESLLQRKPRQLSGGQQQRVALGRALARSPQVFLLDEPLSNLDAQLREQTRAELKQLHQQLGITTLYVTHDQVEAMTLGDRIVVLDRGQIQQIGTPADLYAAPANTMVARFLGTPPMNLLPARWDGTQLWLEQQSLPCANSQRWPLQPDQAVTVGIRPEHLQLGETGLGAIATLVEPLGREAIVRCRLRNSPQELLWLAPRHQIPQMGDPLQLQASHLYLFDSTTGAALNFEPS encoded by the coding sequence GTGACGGCAACACTGCGCTTAGAGGGAGTCACGCGGCGATTTGCCCTAGGGGTGGGAATTGGCCCACTCTCTCTAACCGTGCCCGCAGGGGCGCTTTGGGTGATTGTCGGCCCTTCTGGTTGTGGTAAATCCACGCTGTTACGCCTCATTGCTGGCTTGGAGCAGCCCACCAGTGGAGAGATTTACATTGGCGATACCTGTGTCAATGGTCTGAGTGGGCGCGATCGCGATGTGGCCATGGTCTTTCAGAACTATGCCCTCTACCCCCACATGACCGTTGCTGAAAACCTTGGCTTTGGCTTAAAAATGCGTGGGGTTGATCCGGCCACACGGCAGCAACGGGTACTTCAAGTGGCTAAGCTTCTGGGGATTGAGTCCCTGCTGCAGCGCAAACCGCGTCAACTCTCCGGTGGTCAACAGCAGCGGGTGGCCTTGGGAAGAGCCTTGGCACGATCGCCCCAAGTGTTTCTCCTCGATGAACCCCTCTCTAACCTTGATGCCCAATTGCGGGAGCAAACCCGTGCTGAACTGAAACAATTGCATCAACAACTAGGCATTACCACCCTCTATGTCACCCACGATCAAGTGGAGGCCATGACCCTTGGCGATCGAATTGTGGTGCTGGATCGTGGCCAGATTCAGCAAATTGGCACCCCCGCTGATCTTTATGCCGCACCGGCCAATACAATGGTGGCGCGATTTTTGGGGACACCACCAATGAACTTACTGCCCGCGCGTTGGGATGGCACCCAGCTTTGGCTAGAGCAACAGTCCCTGCCGTGTGCCAATAGCCAGCGTTGGCCGCTGCAACCTGATCAGGCGGTTACTGTGGGAATTCGCCCAGAGCATTTACAGCTTGGAGAAACGGGATTGGGGGCGATCGCCACCTTGGTCGAACCCCTTGGCCGTGAAGCCATTGTCCGCTGCCGCCTGAGGAATAGCCCTCAAGAACTCCTGTGGCTTGCTCCGCGTCACCAAATTCCTCAAATGGGTGACCCTCTCCAGTTGCAGGCTAGCCATCTTTATCTTTTTGACTCCACGACCGGGGCAGCTCTCAATTTTGAGCCTTCCTGA
- a CDS encoding chlorophyll a/b-binding protein, which produces MSEPTPDDLTPQFGWSRYAELINGRFAMIGFVALLVLEWVTGQDFFTWLGLR; this is translated from the coding sequence ATGAGTGAACCGACGCCCGATGATTTGACTCCTCAATTCGGTTGGTCGCGCTATGCGGAGCTGATCAATGGCCGCTTTGCCATGATTGGCTTTGTCGCGCTGCTGGTGCTGGAGTGGGTGACTGGCCAAGATTTCTTTACGTGGCTGGGCTTGCGATAG
- a CDS encoding prohibitin family protein encodes MNQLFSSRLASSVVAIAIVLLVVLLNAVVIINPGQAGVLSILGKAQDTPLLEGIHWKPPFIASVDVYDVTVQKFEVPAESATKDLQDIKASFAINFRLDPMAIVDVRRTQGTLENIVAKIIAPQTQEAFKIAAARRTAEEAITKRDELKEDFDHALSDRLSKYHILVLDTSVVNLDFSEEFSKAVEDKQIAEQRAQRAVYIAQEAAQQAQAEINRAQGKAEAQRLLAETLKAPGGQLVLQKEAIEAWREGGAQVPQVIVINGQEGLPPFLLNWTGTAEK; translated from the coding sequence ATGAATCAACTCTTCAGTTCGCGGCTCGCCTCCTCAGTGGTGGCGATCGCCATTGTCTTGCTGGTTGTCCTTTTGAATGCCGTGGTGATTATTAATCCCGGCCAAGCAGGGGTGCTGAGTATTTTGGGCAAAGCTCAGGATACCCCCCTCCTCGAGGGTATTCACTGGAAACCGCCGTTTATTGCCAGTGTGGATGTCTATGATGTAACCGTTCAAAAGTTTGAAGTGCCAGCTGAAAGTGCCACCAAAGATCTGCAAGATATTAAGGCCAGTTTTGCGATTAACTTTCGCCTAGATCCAATGGCGATCGTGGATGTGCGCCGCACCCAAGGCACACTGGAGAATATCGTGGCCAAAATTATCGCGCCCCAAACCCAAGAAGCCTTCAAAATTGCTGCGGCTCGCCGCACGGCTGAGGAAGCGATTACCAAGCGGGATGAGCTAAAGGAGGATTTTGATCACGCCCTCAGCGATCGCTTGTCCAAATATCACATTCTGGTGCTGGACACCAGTGTGGTCAACCTTGACTTTTCTGAGGAATTCTCCAAAGCAGTCGAGGATAAGCAAATTGCTGAGCAGCGGGCACAACGGGCGGTCTATATTGCCCAAGAAGCAGCTCAGCAAGCCCAAGCTGAAATCAATCGTGCCCAAGGCAAAGCAGAAGCCCAGCGCCTCCTTGCCGAAACCCTGAAAGCTCCCGGTGGACAGTTAGTGCTACAAAAGGAAGCCATTGAGGCATGGCGTGAAGGCGGTGCCCAAGTCCCCCAAGTGATTGTGATCAATGGCCAAGAGGGGCTGCCCCCCTTTTTGCTCAATTGGACGGGCACAGCAGAAAAATAA